A genomic window from Martelella lutilitoris includes:
- a CDS encoding ABC transporter substrate-binding protein, which yields MRSFKACLVLAALIVSAAAPANAQQVGVVAPLNGDYAVLGAQMLDGAGLAARNLDIDLTVIDEDCEGNNGASVAEALEDAGVGIAVGFFCSETLRTALPVLAEAGIPAITVSVRSLPLMTDALANGWPLFRLAPNRQDQVDAIVALIMTEWVDQPVALVDDGTIYYRELVNAVRNEIEARGLEPVFTDTFRPAQQQQLSLVRRLAQAGATRVLVGGTRGDVAIIGRDAREQGVALTLLGDDGLRAMESSPPLENGTLAIALPDYGALPPAAEIADAAIAADIVPEGYVVPGAAAVQVAGQALAAARADGGIDEVLVNNTFDTAIGPVRFTEQHELADNPFFLLRWQNGEFVPVFDSARE from the coding sequence ATGAGATCTTTTAAGGCCTGCCTTGTCCTTGCCGCGCTGATCGTCAGCGCCGCCGCGCCCGCAAATGCCCAACAGGTCGGCGTCGTGGCGCCGCTGAACGGCGACTATGCCGTGCTCGGCGCACAGATGCTCGACGGTGCCGGGCTTGCCGCGCGCAATCTGGACATCGACCTGACCGTCATCGACGAAGACTGCGAAGGAAACAACGGCGCATCTGTTGCGGAGGCGCTCGAAGACGCGGGCGTCGGGATTGCTGTCGGCTTCTTCTGCAGCGAGACCTTGCGCACTGCCCTGCCCGTCCTCGCCGAGGCCGGCATTCCCGCCATCACCGTCTCCGTCCGGTCGCTGCCGCTGATGACCGATGCGCTTGCCAACGGCTGGCCGCTTTTCCGCCTGGCGCCGAACCGGCAGGACCAGGTGGACGCGATCGTCGCGCTGATCATGACCGAATGGGTCGACCAGCCGGTCGCCCTTGTCGATGACGGCACGATCTACTACCGGGAACTCGTCAACGCCGTGCGCAACGAAATCGAGGCGCGCGGGCTCGAACCGGTCTTCACCGACACGTTCCGCCCGGCCCAGCAGCAGCAATTGTCGCTTGTGCGCCGCCTTGCCCAGGCAGGCGCCACGCGGGTTCTGGTCGGCGGCACGCGCGGCGATGTCGCCATTATCGGCCGGGACGCGCGCGAACAGGGCGTTGCGCTGACGCTGCTTGGCGATGACGGCCTGCGCGCGATGGAATCCAGCCCGCCGCTCGAAAACGGCACGCTGGCGATCGCCCTGCCTGACTATGGCGCGCTGCCGCCGGCCGCCGAGATCGCCGATGCGGCCATCGCCGCCGATATCGTGCCGGAAGGCTATGTCGTGCCGGGCGCGGCCGCCGTTCAGGTCGCAGGGCAGGCGCTTGCCGCCGCCCGGGCAGACGGCGGGATTGACGAAGTTCTCGTGAACAATACCTTCGACACAGCGATCGGCCCTGTGCGCTTCACCGAGCAGCACGAGCTGGCCGACAACCCGTTCTTTCTGCTGCGCTGGCAGAACGGCGAATTCGTTCCCGTCTTCGACAGCGCGCGTGAGTAA
- the rpe gene encoding ribulose-phosphate 3-epimerase, whose translation MKRPLRIAPSILSADFSNLGPEVKAVVDDGADWVHLDIMDGHFVPNITFGPPVVKALRPHTDAIFDCHLMIAPADPYIEAFAKAGCDIITVHQEAGPHLHRSLQTIRNLGKKAGVALNPATPVSMIEHVIDDLDLILIMTVNPGFGGQKFIPATLRKIEQANALIGDRPIDLEVDGGIAPDTVGAVTKAGANALVAGSAIFGKAENGSYRAPIEALRAGEE comes from the coding sequence GTGAAACGTCCGCTCCGTATCGCGCCGTCCATCCTGTCGGCCGACTTTTCCAATCTTGGCCCGGAGGTCAAGGCCGTCGTCGATGACGGCGCCGACTGGGTCCATCTCGATATCATGGATGGCCATTTCGTGCCCAATATCACCTTCGGCCCGCCGGTGGTGAAGGCGCTGCGCCCCCACACGGATGCGATCTTCGACTGCCATCTGATGATTGCGCCCGCCGATCCCTATATCGAAGCCTTCGCCAAGGCCGGCTGCGACATCATCACCGTTCACCAGGAGGCCGGTCCGCACCTGCACCGCTCGCTGCAGACCATCCGCAATCTCGGCAAGAAGGCGGGCGTGGCGCTCAATCCGGCAACGCCGGTCTCGATGATCGAACACGTGATCGACGATCTCGACCTGATCCTGATCATGACCGTCAATCCGGGCTTCGGCGGCCAGAAATTCATTCCCGCCACCTTGCGCAAGATCGAGCAGGCCAATGCGCTGATCGGCGACCGGCCGATCGATCTCGAAGTCGACGGCGGAATCGCGCCTGACACGGTCGGCGCCGTGACCAAGGCGGGCGCCAACGCGCTCGTCGCCGGTTCGGCGATCTTCGGCAAGGCGGAAAACGGCAGCTATCGCGCCCCGATCGAGGCTCTGCGCGCGGGAGAAGAATGA
- a CDS encoding DUF2259 domain-containing protein, which produces MPRFMPLTMLAAAIGLSAPMAEAGDFATFTPLGFSDDGGVFAFEEFGVEDGSGFPYSNIFFIDTERDAFLDETPYRVREEDENATISSVRGLAVGEALPLIQEYNLLAHPGWLAAFNPVTEEVAGDSQTIRYRAHPNLSPVGTLSLETFALDPISACAAVTPDAQGFRLAYTDPEGETRTIHEDSRIPTSRNCPTDYRLGGVMTYGGGGAGAVHVALVTVLSHGFEGPDGRWIAVPFRP; this is translated from the coding sequence ATGCCCCGTTTCATGCCGCTGACCATGCTGGCCGCCGCCATCGGGCTTTCGGCGCCGATGGCCGAGGCCGGCGATTTCGCGACCTTCACCCCGCTCGGCTTTTCAGATGATGGCGGCGTCTTCGCCTTCGAGGAATTCGGCGTGGAAGACGGCTCCGGCTTCCCTTATTCCAACATCTTCTTCATCGATACCGAACGCGACGCCTTTCTCGACGAGACCCCTTACCGCGTGCGGGAGGAGGACGAAAACGCGACGATCAGTTCCGTGCGCGGCCTTGCCGTCGGCGAGGCCCTGCCGCTGATCCAGGAATACAACCTGCTTGCCCATCCCGGCTGGCTCGCAGCCTTCAATCCGGTCACCGAAGAGGTCGCGGGTGACAGCCAGACGATCCGCTATCGCGCGCACCCTAACCTTTCGCCGGTCGGAACGCTTTCGCTTGAGACGTTCGCGCTCGATCCCATTTCGGCCTGCGCGGCGGTCACGCCGGATGCGCAAGGCTTTCGCCTTGCCTATACCGATCCGGAGGGCGAAACCCGCACGATCCACGAGGACAGCCGTATCCCCACGAGCCGGAACTGCCCGACGGATTACCGGCTCGGCGGCGTGATGACCTATGGCGGCGGCGGGGCAGGTGCCGTCCACGTCGCGCTGGTCACCGTGCTCTCGCATGGCTTCGAGGGACCGGACGGCCGCTGGATCGCCGTTCCCTTCAGGCCCTGA
- the purB gene encoding adenylosuccinate lyase produces the protein MIPRYSRPQMTDIWSPETKFRIWFEIEAHACTALAEIGVIPKSAAETIWEKGNAATFDVARIDEIEAVTKHDVIAFLTHLAEIVGPDARFVHQGMTSSDVLDTCFNVQLTRASDLLLADLDGLLAALKRRAFEHKDTVTIGRSHGIHAEPTTFGIKLAQAYAEFDRCRARLVAARAEIATCAISGAVGTFANIDPRVEEHVAEAMGLKAEPVSTQVIPRDRHAMFFATLGVIASSVERLATEIRHLQRTEVLEAEEYFSPGQKGSSAMPHKRNPVLTENLTGLARMVRGYALPAMENVALWHERDISHSSVERMIGPDATVTLDFALARLTGVIDKLLVYPDHMMDNLNKFRGLVHSQRVLLALTQAGVSREDAYRLVQRNAMKVWEEGKDFLEELLADKEVTDALSEEQIREKFDLGYHTKHADTIFQRVFGES, from the coding sequence ATGATACCGCGCTACTCCCGCCCGCAAATGACAGACATCTGGTCGCCGGAAACCAAGTTCCGCATCTGGTTCGAGATCGAGGCCCATGCCTGCACCGCGCTGGCCGAGATCGGTGTGATCCCGAAGAGCGCCGCCGAGACGATCTGGGAAAAGGGCAACGCCGCGACCTTCGACGTCGCGCGCATCGACGAGATCGAGGCCGTGACCAAGCATGACGTCATCGCCTTCCTCACCCATCTGGCGGAAATCGTCGGCCCGGATGCCCGCTTCGTCCATCAGGGCATGACCTCCTCGGACGTGCTCGATACCTGCTTTAACGTCCAGCTGACGCGCGCAAGCGACCTGCTGCTCGCCGATCTCGACGGCCTGCTCGCCGCGCTGAAGCGCCGCGCCTTCGAGCATAAGGACACGGTCACCATCGGCCGCTCGCACGGCATCCACGCCGAGCCGACAACCTTCGGCATCAAGCTTGCCCAGGCCTATGCCGAATTCGACCGCTGCCGGGCGCGCCTTGTCGCCGCGCGCGCGGAAATCGCCACCTGCGCCATTTCCGGCGCTGTCGGCACCTTTGCCAATATCGACCCGCGCGTGGAAGAACACGTCGCAGAGGCCATGGGGCTGAAGGCCGAGCCGGTCTCCACCCAGGTCATTCCGCGCGACCGTCACGCGATGTTCTTCGCCACGCTCGGCGTCATCGCTTCTTCGGTCGAGCGGCTGGCGACCGAGATCCGCCACCTGCAGCGCACGGAAGTGCTGGAGGCGGAGGAGTATTTCTCGCCGGGCCAGAAGGGCTCGTCCGCCATGCCCCACAAGCGCAACCCGGTGCTGACGGAAAACCTGACCGGCCTTGCCCGCATGGTGCGCGGCTATGCATTGCCGGCCATGGAAAATGTCGCCCTCTGGCACGAGCGCGATATCTCCCATTCCTCCGTCGAGCGGATGATCGGACCCGACGCCACGGTAACGCTCGATTTCGCCCTGGCGCGGCTGACGGGCGTGATCGACAAGCTTCTGGTCTATCCCGACCACATGATGGACAATCTCAACAAGTTCCGCGGCCTGGTGCATTCGCAGCGCGTTCTCCTGGCGCTCACCCAGGCCGGCGTCTCGCGCGAGGATGCCTATCGTCTGGTCCAGCGCAACGCCATGAAGGTGTGGGAGGAAGGCAAGGACTTCCTCGAGGAACTGCTCGCCGACAAGGAGGTGACCGACGCCCTGTCGGAAGAGCAGATCCGCGAGAAATTCGACCTCGGCTACCACACCAAGCATGCCGACACGATTTTTCAGCGCGTCTTCGGCGAAAGCTGA
- a CDS encoding RBBP9/YdeN family alpha/beta hydrolase codes for MKISETEILIVPGYKNAGPDHWQSRWERKLSTARRVEQEAWSKPERADWTARLAEEVNRAERPVVLVAHSLGIPTVVQALPDFRNRIAGAFFVAPPEVDNPSVRPKHMMTFGPYPREPLPFPTIVIASRNDPFGRFEPARDIAGAWGADFYDIGEAGHINDEAGFGPWPEGTLMFGRFVSGLR; via the coding sequence ATGAAGATTTCCGAAACCGAAATCCTGATTGTTCCCGGCTACAAGAATGCCGGTCCCGACCACTGGCAGAGCCGTTGGGAGCGCAAGCTCTCGACTGCGCGGCGCGTGGAGCAGGAAGCCTGGTCGAAGCCGGAGCGCGCGGACTGGACGGCGCGCCTTGCCGAGGAGGTCAACCGCGCGGAGCGGCCGGTGGTGCTCGTCGCCCATTCGCTTGGCATTCCGACCGTCGTCCAGGCCCTTCCGGATTTCAGGAACCGGATAGCCGGAGCCTTCTTCGTCGCGCCGCCCGAGGTCGACAATCCCTCCGTGCGGCCAAAACACATGATGACCTTCGGCCCCTATCCGCGCGAACCGCTGCCCTTCCCCACGATCGTGATTGCCAGCCGCAACGACCCCTTCGGCCGCTTCGAGCCCGCGCGCGACATCGCAGGCGCCTGGGGCGCGGATTTCTACGACATCGGCGAGGCGGGACACATCAATGACGAAGCCGGCTTCGGCCCCTGGCCGGAAGGCACGCTGATGTTCGGCCGTTTCGTCTCCGGCCTGCGCTGA
- a CDS encoding sensor domain-containing protein, which yields MSGEAELAFAVLEQSPMAVAVVELDGQTITATNANFETLAPGTKAQGRSILEWIHADDHPLLRNLVGPTSGVSGREQKCEMRIGRRPDGPWRWMLVAATVLPVNETGARRRALFYFIDIHTQKSHELLESERARRWNYALVSSGLGVWDHDYRRQEYFYSQTWRAMRGYASTGATPFASTEQWLQLVHPDDRDFVAHAIERQKAGDLKYMNFEYRERHCDGHWIWIECRGDAVEYFPDNRPSRIIGTDQDVTDRKDAEALLAHTRQRLEMALTTSRIGVFEHDRATGTVYADSRICEIYGFDDQPESFDIQRVFDLVHPEDLKRAAAGSTGLAPGGAPASSEFRIHRENDGSLRHIRHLVRLHIGEDGQETIVGINWDVTEEVRLRQDLVTAKQLAEARNFELDRAKSDIEYAALHDYLTALPNRRFLEDELERRVSIAAASDVNVGLLQIDIDDFKGINSAYGHGAGDRVLSHSAQTLLDLSKHNDFVARMGGDEFAMIISYDGGCDRLEQTAKRIQLELAKPVVLDDGRVRLSASIGIATLESEGAGGAAAMLRDSDHALKQAKSKGAGQIAFYTPGIRFSDAVDRKPSDRLMQAIDQSEFVPFYQPQYDAETLDIRGIETLARWRQADGSFSEPSSFIPLAQSLNIMNMIDASILSQALEDHRRWREDGLAPPRLSLNLSPHRLSDPALVPELQRTELPAGTLTFELLESIFLDQQDDVSAYNLKQIRRLGINIDVDDFGTGYTSITGLLKVAPNGLKIARELVMPLPRSYDQRAIVKSIVDIGKTLNIKVIAEGVETRQHARILTELGCDALQGYWLARPMPADAMEMLLRRKMAEASA from the coding sequence TTGTCAGGGGAGGCCGAACTGGCCTTCGCAGTACTCGAGCAATCGCCCATGGCGGTCGCGGTCGTGGAACTCGATGGCCAGACAATCACCGCAACCAACGCGAACTTCGAAACGCTCGCGCCCGGAACGAAGGCGCAGGGCCGCTCCATTCTGGAGTGGATACACGCAGACGACCATCCGCTTTTGCGCAATCTTGTCGGCCCGACCTCCGGCGTTTCCGGACGGGAGCAGAAATGCGAGATGCGCATCGGTCGGCGTCCGGACGGGCCCTGGCGATGGATGCTTGTTGCGGCGACCGTCCTTCCGGTAAATGAAACAGGCGCGCGGCGACGTGCGCTTTTCTATTTCATCGATATCCACACCCAGAAAAGCCACGAATTGCTGGAGAGCGAACGCGCGCGGCGCTGGAACTACGCGCTTGTCAGTTCCGGCCTCGGCGTGTGGGATCACGACTACCGCAGACAGGAATACTTCTACTCCCAGACATGGCGGGCCATGCGCGGCTACGCCTCGACCGGCGCCACCCCTTTCGCCAGCACAGAGCAATGGCTGCAGCTGGTTCATCCCGACGACCGCGATTTCGTCGCCCACGCCATAGAGCGCCAGAAGGCCGGCGACCTCAAATATATGAATTTCGAATATCGCGAGCGCCATTGCGACGGCCACTGGATATGGATCGAGTGCCGGGGCGATGCGGTGGAGTATTTTCCCGACAACCGGCCTTCCCGCATCATCGGAACCGATCAGGACGTGACAGACCGCAAGGATGCCGAAGCCTTGCTCGCCCATACGCGCCAGCGCCTGGAAATGGCGCTCACCACCTCACGAATCGGCGTTTTCGAGCACGACCGTGCGACCGGCACCGTTTATGCCGACTCCCGCATCTGCGAGATCTACGGGTTTGACGACCAGCCGGAGAGTTTCGACATCCAGCGCGTTTTCGACCTCGTTCACCCCGAAGACCTGAAGCGGGCGGCCGCCGGCTCCACCGGACTGGCCCCCGGCGGCGCTCCGGCTTCCTCCGAGTTCCGCATCCACCGCGAGAATGACGGGTCGCTGCGCCATATCCGCCATCTCGTGCGCCTTCACATCGGCGAAGACGGCCAGGAAACGATTGTCGGCATCAACTGGGACGTGACGGAGGAAGTGCGCCTCCGGCAGGATCTGGTGACCGCAAAGCAGCTCGCCGAGGCGCGCAATTTCGAACTCGACCGCGCCAAGTCCGACATCGAGTATGCCGCGCTGCACGATTACCTGACCGCCCTGCCCAACCGGCGCTTTCTTGAGGACGAACTGGAGCGCCGGGTGTCCATCGCCGCCGCATCCGATGTCAATGTCGGGCTGCTCCAGATCGATATCGACGACTTCAAGGGGATCAACAGCGCCTACGGCCACGGCGCCGGCGACCGCGTGCTCAGCCACTCGGCGCAGACCCTACTCGACCTGTCGAAGCACAATGACTTCGTTGCCCGCATGGGCGGCGACGAATTCGCCATGATCATCAGCTATGACGGCGGCTGCGACAGGCTTGAACAGACCGCGAAACGAATCCAGCTCGAACTCGCCAAGCCGGTCGTGCTCGATGACGGTCGCGTCCGGCTTTCCGCCAGCATCGGCATCGCCACGCTTGAGAGCGAAGGGGCCGGCGGCGCCGCCGCCATGCTCAGAGACAGCGATCACGCGCTGAAGCAGGCCAAGTCAAAGGGCGCCGGCCAGATCGCATTCTACACTCCGGGCATCCGATTCTCCGACGCGGTCGACCGCAAGCCTTCCGACCGATTGATGCAGGCAATCGACCAGAGCGAGTTTGTGCCGTTCTACCAGCCGCAGTATGACGCCGAGACCCTTGATATCCGGGGCATCGAAACGCTCGCACGCTGGCGGCAGGCCGACGGCTCCTTCAGCGAACCGTCAAGCTTCATCCCGCTTGCCCAGTCGCTCAACATCATGAACATGATCGACGCCAGCATTCTCTCGCAGGCGCTCGAGGATCACCGCCGCTGGCGGGAAGACGGGCTCGCGCCGCCGCGCCTGTCGCTCAACCTGTCCCCGCACCGGCTCAGCGACCCGGCGCTGGTGCCGGAGTTGCAGCGCACCGAGCTTCCGGCCGGCACCCTCACCTTCGAACTGCTGGAATCGATCTTCCTCGACCAGCAGGACGATGTCAGCGCCTACAATCTGAAACAGATCCGGCGGCTCGGCATCAATATCGACGTCGATGATTTCGGCACCGGCTACACGTCGATCACCGGGCTGCTCAAGGTCGCGCCGAACGGTCTGAAGATCGCGCGCGAACTGGTTATGCCGCTGCCCCGCTCATATGACCAGCGGGCCATTGTGAAGTCGATCGTCGATATCGGAAAAACCTTGAATATCAAAGTGATAGCAGAAGGCGTTGAAACGCGGCAACATGCCCGGATCCTGACGGAACTTGGCTGCGACGCGCTTCAGGGCTACTGGCTCGCCCGGCCGATGCCGGCAGACGCGATGGAAATGCTGCTGCGCCGGAAGATGGCCGAAGCTTCCGCCTGA
- a CDS encoding CTP synthase produces MARYIFITGGVVSSLGKGIAAAALGALLQSRGYRVRLRKLDPYLNVDPGTMSPTQHGEVFVTDDGAETDLDLGHYERFTGRSATKTDNITTGRIYKNILDKERRGDYLGATVQVIPHVTNEIKEFVLEGNDDFDFVLCEIGGTVGDIEAMPFMEAIRQLGNDLPRGNAVYVHLTLMPYIPAAGELKTKPTQHSVKELQALGIHPDILLVRADREIPEAERRKLSLFCNVRSSAVIQALDVSNIYDVPLAYHREGLDDEVLHAFGIDPAPVPRMDAWKNVCERIRTPEGEVTIAVVGKYTGLKDAYKSLIEALTHGGIANRVKVNLEWIESEIFEKEDPSPYLEKVHGILVPGGFGERGSEGKIQAARFARTHKVPYFGICFGMQMAVIEAARNLAGIKDASSTEFDRNASEPVVGLMTEWVKGNTLEKRSDRDDLGGTMRLGAYKAHLGADTRIAEIYGTTEISERHRHRYEVNFGYREKLEACGLVFSGTSPDGVLPETIEYADHPWFIGVQYHPELKSRPLEPHPLFSSFIAAALEQSRLV; encoded by the coding sequence ATGGCGCGATATATCTTCATCACCGGCGGCGTGGTTTCCTCACTTGGAAAAGGGATCGCCGCAGCAGCACTGGGTGCTTTGTTGCAGTCACGGGGTTACCGGGTCCGTCTGCGCAAGCTCGACCCTTATCTCAACGTCGACCCCGGCACGATGAGCCCGACCCAGCACGGCGAGGTCTTCGTCACCGATGACGGGGCGGAGACCGATCTCGACCTCGGTCATTACGAGCGCTTTACCGGCCGCTCTGCAACCAAGACCGACAACATCACCACGGGTCGCATCTACAAGAACATTCTCGACAAGGAGCGGCGCGGCGACTATCTCGGCGCCACCGTCCAGGTCATTCCGCATGTCACCAACGAGATCAAGGAATTCGTTCTCGAGGGCAATGACGACTTCGATTTCGTGCTCTGCGAGATCGGCGGCACGGTGGGCGACATCGAGGCGATGCCCTTCATGGAGGCGATCCGCCAGCTCGGCAATGACCTGCCGCGCGGCAACGCCGTCTATGTCCATCTCACGCTGATGCCCTATATCCCGGCCGCCGGCGAACTGAAGACCAAGCCGACCCAGCATTCGGTCAAGGAGCTTCAGGCGCTCGGCATCCATCCGGATATTCTTCTGGTGCGCGCCGACCGGGAGATTCCCGAAGCCGAGCGGCGCAAGCTGTCGCTGTTCTGCAATGTGCGTTCGTCCGCCGTCATCCAGGCGCTGGACGTCTCCAACATCTACGACGTGCCGCTTGCCTATCACCGCGAGGGACTGGACGACGAAGTGCTGCACGCCTTCGGCATCGATCCCGCGCCGGTGCCGCGCATGGATGCGTGGAAGAACGTCTGCGAGCGCATCCGCACGCCGGAAGGCGAGGTGACGATCGCCGTCGTCGGCAAATATACCGGCCTCAAGGATGCCTATAAATCGCTGATCGAGGCGCTTACCCATGGCGGCATCGCCAACAGGGTGAAGGTCAATCTGGAATGGATCGAGTCGGAGATTTTCGAGAAGGAGGATCCTTCCCCCTATCTGGAAAAGGTCCACGGCATTCTCGTGCCGGGCGGCTTCGGCGAGCGCGGCTCCGAGGGCAAGATCCAGGCGGCCCGCTTTGCCCGCACCCACAAGGTGCCCTATTTCGGCATCTGCTTCGGCATGCAGATGGCCGTCATCGAGGCGGCGCGCAACCTGGCCGGCATCAAGGATGCGTCTTCCACGGAGTTCGACCGCAACGCCAGTGAGCCCGTCGTCGGCCTGATGACCGAATGGGTCAAGGGCAATACGCTGGAAAAGCGCAGCGACCGCGACGATCTCGGCGGCACGATGCGGCTCGGCGCCTACAAGGCACATCTGGGCGCGGACACCAGGATCGCCGAGATCTACGGCACGACGGAGATTTCCGAGCGTCACCGCCACCGCTACGAGGTCAATTTCGGCTATCGTGAAAAGCTCGAGGCCTGCGGCCTCGTGTTTTCCGGCACCTCGCCGGACGGCGTCCTGCCGGAGACGATCGAATATGCCGATCATCCCTGGTTCATCGGCGTGCAGTATCACCCCGAGCTGAAGAGCCGCCCGCTGGAGCCGCATCCGCTGTTCTCCAGCTTCATCGCGGCCGCTCTCGAGCAAAGCCGTCTCGTGTGA
- the secG gene encoding preprotein translocase subunit SecG produces the protein MQTVLIVIHLIIVVALAGVILIQRSEGGGLGIGGGSGFMTARGTANALTRTTAILATLFFITSLGLGILARYQGNPSDILDRIEQNAESDGQGILNQLGGSITTETPAAGNAGGSAVPTTGDSAAPASDGQQPAVSTPAADSNATGVPTGD, from the coding sequence ATGCAGACGGTACTGATCGTAATTCACCTGATAATCGTCGTTGCGCTTGCCGGTGTGATCCTCATTCAGAGGTCGGAAGGCGGCGGGCTCGGCATCGGCGGCGGATCCGGCTTCATGACGGCGCGCGGAACGGCGAATGCGCTGACCCGCACGACCGCCATCCTCGCAACGCTGTTCTTCATCACATCGCTCGGTCTGGGCATCCTGGCCCGCTACCAGGGCAATCCGTCGGACATTCTCGACCGGATCGAACAGAATGCCGAGAGCGACGGACAGGGCATCCTGAACCAGCTTGGCGGCTCGATCACCACCGAGACACCCGCAGCGGGCAATGCCGGCGGTTCGGCCGTGCCGACCACCGGTGATAGCGCGGCGCCGGCCAGCGACGGCCAGCAGCCCGCGGTTTCGACGCCGGCGGCGGATTCGAACGCGACGGGCGTTCCCACCGGCGACTGA
- the tpiA gene encoding triose-phosphate isomerase, with the protein MTSEIRPLVAGNWKMNGTRASLDQIRAIAHGVSGPLSRKVDALICPPATLLYVATTLTVDTRLLIGAQDCHQKARTGAHTGDISAEMIRDCFATHVIVGHSERRKEHRENNKVVSTKARAAYDQGLTAIVCIGETRSEHAAGRTMDVLHRQLFESMPDDATGDNTIIAYEPVWAIGTGQTPGPEQVADVHAAMRRDLIERFGDAGERFRLLYGGSVKPGNAKELMSVPHVNGALIGGASLKAADFLSIYHAYEDIL; encoded by the coding sequence ATGACATCCGAGATCCGACCGCTGGTCGCCGGGAACTGGAAGATGAACGGCACCCGGGCATCGCTTGACCAGATCAGGGCGATCGCCCACGGCGTCAGCGGACCCCTGTCGCGGAAAGTGGATGCGCTGATCTGCCCGCCTGCGACGCTGCTCTATGTGGCAACCACGCTGACGGTGGACACCAGGCTCCTGATCGGCGCGCAGGATTGCCACCAGAAGGCGCGCACCGGCGCGCATACGGGCGACATCTCGGCGGAGATGATCCGCGACTGTTTCGCCACCCACGTCATTGTCGGCCATTCCGAGCGGCGCAAGGAGCACAGGGAAAACAACAAGGTCGTCTCGACCAAGGCACGGGCCGCCTATGACCAGGGACTAACGGCGATCGTCTGCATTGGCGAGACGCGGTCGGAGCACGCGGCCGGGCGCACCATGGACGTGCTGCACCGCCAGCTCTTCGAAAGCATGCCGGACGATGCCACGGGCGACAACACGATCATCGCCTATGAGCCCGTCTGGGCGATCGGCACGGGCCAGACGCCCGGTCCAGAGCAGGTGGCGGACGTTCACGCGGCCATGCGGCGCGATCTCATCGAACGCTTCGGCGACGCCGGCGAGCGCTTCCGCCTGCTCTATGGCGGGTCGGTGAAGCCCGGCAATGCCAAGGAACTGATGAGCGTGCCGCACGTGAACGGCGCCCTGATCGGCGGGGCAAGCCTGAAGGCTGCGGACTTCCTCTCGATATACCATGCCTATGAGGATATTCTGTAG